In the genome of Pangasianodon hypophthalmus isolate fPanHyp1 chromosome 15, fPanHyp1.pri, whole genome shotgun sequence, the window TCAGTGTAGTTTCACTTTAGAGTTAAGATCATCACAATGCTTTGGACCTGAATGTTATTAACTTGTACACTGTACTCCTGTGTAAAATGACAGCTTGCTATTATAacggttattattttttacactctGTCATTCTACTGCTTTGCTCTGCTTCCTCTTGCTGTAttggatgaaagaaaaaaaaatacaatgctgCCTTGTGAGAGCGTTTAATTGTCCTGTAGCGCTTTGTACATAATAAATGACAAGTACAGAAAGTTTCACGTTCTAACTGACAAACCTTTTTTTATACCACGGTTATCAATCTGCTGCTCACAATGAgattcattcacattcacatatacacacttctCAGGCATGTGTGCTCCATTACTGGAGGTTGTGTTATTCCTTTACAAGGATAATGTCGTCTTCCTGTGGATCAGATCACAATCAATCAGCTCACGCCTTTTGTACGTTTCGGAGAATGTTGCGTGTACGATAGAGCCACAGCAGCGAGATTGGTGAACACTTATTGTTTAGTGTCAAGTGCATGATTCAGGCTCGTTCACAACACTGGATCATgagaataaaatacacactggCTGTCAGAAGACCTGTTTGTATGGCACGAACACTATTTCCATTCGTACAGTGTGTATTCTGTACAGGCACAATAATAAGCTGAAATGTCtcaaatacaaatgaaatgatttttcacatttgtCAAAGACAGAATTCCTCATCCATATCAAACTCAGgtaaaatgaaaagattttatGTTTGCAATGTAAACACGAACATCACATCTGATGCGCGATGCAGATCCGCTTTGGATAAATGAAAAAACCCAAAGGTCAGAGATGTTtccaaacatttcaaaatgcaaaggctcttccaaaaaaaaaaaaataataaaaataaaaaacagtaataaacctAAGGCTCAGTCGAAATGAGGAAGCTACATAAATGTGCATGCAAATGAACACCCATAAAGTACATGACTCTCAAACACATTGGACagaaataggttttttttttttctgtttaatttctcAGCATTTTCTTCTATGTCCTGTAGACAATCTATAAGAAATTAAACACCGCCTGGCTCATCCAGAACCAGCTCCACAACCCACATCTTGACCTTAATATCACTGTCAACAGAAAACTGGTCTCAGTTACatgtcagggaaaaaaaaaaaagcagcttctACGAACAACCACAACGATTTAGCTTAGTACTGCAAATAAATAGACTGTACGAGCGAACCAGTGAGTGTATGGCAGTGAGTGTATAGCATGTGCAAACTCAGATCATCAAACAGACCCTCACTgctttcacactgtgtgtgtgtgtgtgtgtgtgtggggaaaagGCAATCAGGAACTGGAGTAATAATCACTTCCATGCACTGCAGGTTCCACTTCTCAATTCTTCCCCATTTACAGTGCTGTAAAGAGTCTGTTATTACCGAAGAGTTTCATGAAAATCTGTTTCACAAAAATCCGTAACAGAACTCGAACTTTATCCACCGAtagaactggaaaaaaaataatgcagtctctcattaaattttttttttaaataaaaaggcagGAGATGTTGCGGTGACACGACGCAACACGACAGTGTCCTTGTGTTCAGTCAGTGATGACAGCAGGTGTACAAATACGAGTTCTTCTTTGGGTCCAGGTTCACTCCTTTCTCCTCTGAAAGCAAAAATAGCGTGTTAGATTTGTGAAAGcagacagaaaatagaaaatcgTGTAGTGCTCGTGTGAGATTTTTACCTGGCAGAAGCTCAAAAGCCGAGTTACTGAAATCCTCGGCTACTTTCATAAAGAGTGCATCTATTACAGagtgaaacaggaaatgagttactttttatttcttttgtttttcaagcATAAAAAAGCTACAACTATTGCTTACTAGAGCTATCAGAATGCTGCTCACtctttatgtaatatttatgtaacataattggaggagaaaaaaaaaaatcaacatccAGATTTTAGGATTCCTAACTCGTAATACCTCAACTTTTTTGGGTAAATAACCAAAGTGTTCACTGATGTAGCAtcatagatataaataaatgcacataatTAATGCAATGAATCTGTGTATCATCCATTCAATctataaaccaaaaaaataaataaataaaaaacagaaaacaaaaatgtctgaATTTTCCCATTTATTGTCTGGCTATTTTAGTGGAACAATCTAAAGTCTGAAtatgatgttttaaaatattggtCTATATATTAAAGCAAAATCCAGGTCGATGAATGAGATAAATCTGTTAAGCCCATAATGTCATTGTGTTTAATAGGCATAGGCAATTGTcaaattgtttattaaaaaaaaaaagtttccataACTAGGCTCCATTACACACAGTGATGCTGTGGGCTTAACCAATTTAACCTTGTTTATGATCAGCTGCCTTTTCTAGGCTCATTGACGTTGTCATCCACTTCTCCTTCCTCCTCATGTTGTGGTCCTGGTAAACCTGCGGACGCACATGGCTGAACATTTCTCTCCACCTCCTGGAGCCAGATTGTCCGACATTTTGTAGAACATCACTCCATTGCGAAACATTTCAATGATGTCATCCACGTCCGTCTCCAATGCGGCCGACTTTCCGACGTCTTTCAGCTATTTTCCCAACGTCTTTCCTATTCAAAGACTCATAGCTCCCCTGCTGGTGTCttttgcacgtgtgtgtgtgtgtgagagagaaatggaaCATGAGAAAAACCCGAGAACTCAGGATTTAGATGCTTGTTTAATATGAAACAATCCGTTTTTGTTTTGtggaaattaaatagaaatttaGACAAGAAAAAAGCTTGTTTTTTCATCTTCCGTTACAGATATGGATTGAACGGATGATAGACAGATGGCCACGATAGTACGAAGACAGTACGATTTTTGCCTCCGTGTGATTTTCTGTGCTTGAGAAAGTGACGTAATTTTCTCCTTCATGCGAGACGAACACTTACCGCAAGGTTACTACTTACTTTTAGGCTACAATGTTCGCTCTTGTCCGTGGGAGGAATAAAATTACAGgctaaaaaaattacagttttatgtAATTGAGATTGAACTGTAATTTGACGGCTCTGCTGCTTACCAACATTGTTTCCTGTTTTGCTAGAGGTCTCAATATGCTGTGCTCCTATTTCTGTGGAATACAGAgggtggtgtgttctgattacTGTTCACTGAAATGTCAATACCAAAGAACAACTTGCATGAAGTGGAAAACATTCGGATGCTGACGCTGTACAACACGAGCGTTTACCTTCCACAAAGTCCTGTACGTCGTGGTAGTCGACTTGCCGTGCGCTCCTGTCACCTTCGACGAGGTCGTTCTTGGTGCCGCACAAATAGATCTTACAGtgctgtaaacaaacaaacaaacaaacaaacaaggtaGCTGGTGGATTTTAGTATATAGCaaaatcatatatatgtatgtactgcacttaaaaaaaaaatcagaaaagaaaagcgATGTGCGTACCTCTTCAAACGTCTGTAGCTCCTTTACCCAGAATCTGGCTCTCTGGAAGCTGCTGTTGTCCGTTAAGTCTAAACAGGAACGGTTCAATAAATCATGACCATAAAGATAAGaacaagatgatgatgatgtttttttttttcccctcacactaCATGTGAATTGCTCGAAAGTTCACTTTATCTAAAGAGACAACATGAGCCACAAAATATAGCAGGACGAGAGATTGAGAGATTTTCTCTTCAATAAAACTCTCTTACTATCTTTGATTtcttccaaataaaaaaaaaaaaaaaaaaaaaaaaaggaaaggaacgGTACCGTAACACACAATGGCAGCTCGAGCTCCTCTGTAGTAAATTCTACTCATGGCCTCGTAGCGCTCAGATCCAGCTGTGTCCTACAAGAACGCAAAGCAGTTTGTGCGAGCCTGATTTTTGCCATGACTTTATTAAAAAGGAAACTTGACAGCACAACAGGACTCACCCATATTCCCAGCGTAATCACTTTGTCACCAACATTAATGGACTTGGCAACAAACGCAGCTCCAATGGTCTATATGAGGAAGACAGATATATGACACAGATAGAAACATTTCAAATCTGGCACCTAGTAGGCTTGTGAGATAGAATAATTTAATGTCTATACGATGTTACGCTGCCACAACATCCAGTGACGCTTACTccaattacattatattatctgcgaacatttacacattttgcgtaggaacatttaaagaaatttaacATCGGAGGATGCTAGTATGCATTATCGCTCCgaaatacaccaaaagagcaGGCTCCTAAATAAAACGGGAGATGTGCCAATCGACACATGAATCTGGATTTTAATTCTGCAGGTGCTTTGGAAACATTAACAGACTCcgcctggaagccc includes:
- the rab24 gene encoding ras-related protein Rab-24, with protein sequence MTAMRVDAKVVMLGKESVGKTSLVERYVHHRFLVGPYQNTIGAAFVAKSINVGDKVITLGIWDTAGSERYEAMSRIYYRGARAAIVCYDLTDNSSFQRARFWVKELQTFEEHCKIYLCGTKNDLVEGDRSARQVDYHDVQDFVEEIGAQHIETSSKTGNNVDALFMKVAEDFSNSAFELLPEEKGVNLDPKKNSYLYTCCHH